A single region of the Pseudomonadota bacterium genome encodes:
- a CDS encoding cupin domain-containing protein — translation MHQPSTATYPNGVRLIKWPHKQAPTEDSVAEAMKGLGYKVYDLQTVPPWFERSRHAHDEPEIRGAVDGVITFHFDDYPVTIEAGDILLIPGGVAHEVITHNSRPFSAYKGSLSGERHVTEHGDGRGSVEDLARDGARPFGMEPSDADRA, via the coding sequence ATGCATCAACCGAGCACGGCGACCTATCCGAATGGTGTGCGGCTCATCAAATGGCCGCACAAACAAGCCCCCACCGAGGATAGTGTGGCGGAAGCGATGAAGGGCCTTGGATACAAGGTCTACGATCTGCAGACGGTGCCCCCTTGGTTTGAACGAAGCCGGCACGCACACGATGAACCCGAGATCCGTGGCGCCGTAGACGGTGTCATCACGTTTCACTTCGATGACTACCCGGTGACCATCGAAGCGGGCGATATCCTACTCATTCCGGGTGGGGTTGCTCACGAGGTGATCACCCATAACAGCCGCCCCTTCTCCGCCTACAAGGGCTCGCTGAGCGGGGAACGGCATGTGACCGAACACGGAGACGGCAGGGGCAGCGTGGAGGATCTTGCTAGGGATGGGGCGCGCCCGTTTGGAATGGAGCCCAGTGACGCTGATCGCGCTTGA
- a CDS encoding HAD hydrolase-like protein, with amino-acid sequence MTLIALDLDGTLEDSRQDMVAAARRVREQLELPPRPDEELRPWVNAGMDRLYRACFGDYLERQPGSEAYARAQAAYEADYLAHIADTTRLYPGIANALSELAMLGKLACVTNKPEAISRRLLQALRVGAHFSAVVGGDTCEHAKPHPVMLETAAREAGFRRLRPTTCFMIGDTAADLRMGQAYGAFRVWCSWGYAQALDEMADAVAREPAELVQIVRSVLGSDGRRE; translated from the coding sequence GTGACGCTGATCGCGCTTGACTTGGACGGTACGCTGGAGGACAGCCGACAGGACATGGTGGCCGCGGCCAGGCGCGTGCGCGAGCAACTCGAGCTGCCACCCCGGCCGGATGAGGAGCTTCGACCCTGGGTCAACGCCGGCATGGATCGGTTGTATCGAGCCTGTTTCGGCGACTACCTCGAACGACAGCCTGGCAGCGAGGCCTATGCGCGCGCCCAGGCGGCGTACGAGGCCGACTACCTTGCGCACATCGCCGACACGACCCGACTCTATCCCGGCATCGCAAACGCGCTGTCCGAGTTGGCGATGCTCGGGAAACTGGCGTGCGTGACCAACAAGCCCGAGGCCATCTCGCGCCGACTGTTGCAGGCCCTGAGAGTAGGCGCTCATTTCTCCGCCGTGGTGGGCGGCGACACCTGCGAGCACGCCAAGCCGCATCCCGTCATGCTTGAGACCGCAGCCCGGGAGGCTGGCTTTCGACGCCTTCGGCCCACCACCTGCTTCATGATCGGGGATACGGCGGCGGATCTCCGCATGGGTCAAGCGTACGGCGCGTTCCGTGTCTGGTGCAGCTGGGGGTATGCACAGGCACTTGACGAGATGGCCGATGCCGTCGCTCGGGAGCCGGCAGAGCTCGTTCAGATCGTGCGTTCGGTACTCGGTTCCGATGGCCGACGAGAATAG